A genome region from Pseudomonas sp. N3-W includes the following:
- a CDS encoding MFS transporter, which produces MYLIFFGFFAAEGIIYPFWPTWLDSLGFSASEIGLLIAAAYWPQVFTGVFITYVADWRVDQLRLAGFLGFTAALCTLFFYFLPAYLWMFVSLSILFGGLWMVVLPLSESYLLKRDKQALQNYGWVRAVGSSAFILTSTLGGVLFARHGQFWVPLVIAASMLLTAVACLRLKRRVSRDGLQPVTRNVKRPDWRALFERKSLLIAIAAASFIQLSHTLYFSTSSIGWGVKGYSAASIGMFWSVAVIAEITYFALSNKVLSIWSPLSIVMFSSVCAAMRWAFFSNSDALSVILLGQCLHALSFAAYHSAIMRCIRDQAPEDIQVFTQGVYYSLAVALPMGLATPFAGYLYETQPQWSYYVMALFALIGTLLAFIAHQKMRSPTHDTTNLYRRLL; this is translated from the coding sequence ATGTACCTGATCTTTTTCGGCTTCTTCGCGGCAGAAGGGATCATCTATCCGTTCTGGCCGACCTGGCTGGATTCACTGGGCTTCAGCGCCAGTGAGATCGGCCTGCTGATCGCAGCAGCTTATTGGCCTCAAGTATTCACCGGCGTCTTCATTACTTACGTCGCCGACTGGCGAGTGGACCAACTGCGTCTTGCCGGGTTTCTCGGATTTACCGCCGCGTTGTGCACCCTGTTCTTCTACTTCCTGCCCGCGTACTTATGGATGTTTGTATCTTTGAGCATCCTGTTCGGCGGCCTGTGGATGGTGGTGCTGCCACTGTCCGAATCGTACTTGCTCAAGCGCGACAAACAGGCGCTGCAAAACTACGGCTGGGTCCGGGCAGTCGGTTCTTCCGCGTTTATCCTGACCTCGACATTGGGCGGTGTGTTGTTCGCCCGCCACGGCCAGTTCTGGGTGCCGCTGGTGATAGCCGCCAGCATGCTGCTCACGGCCGTGGCCTGTTTGCGCTTGAAGCGCCGGGTGTCCCGAGACGGTTTGCAACCTGTCACCCGCAACGTCAAACGACCTGACTGGCGAGCGCTGTTCGAGCGCAAAAGTTTGCTCATCGCGATTGCCGCCGCCAGTTTCATTCAGCTCAGCCACACCCTGTACTTTTCCACCTCGTCGATTGGCTGGGGTGTAAAGGGCTATTCCGCGGCGTCCATCGGGATGTTCTGGTCGGTGGCGGTGATTGCGGAAATTACCTATTTCGCGCTTTCCAATAAAGTCCTGTCGATCTGGTCGCCATTGTCTATCGTGATGTTTTCCAGTGTCTGCGCCGCGATGCGCTGGGCGTTCTTTTCCAACAGCGATGCGCTGTCGGTCATTCTGCTTGGGCAATGCCTGCATGCCTTGAGTTTTGCCGCCTATCACTCGGCAATCATGCGCTGCATCCGCGACCAGGCACCCGAAGACATTCAGGTCTTCACCCAGGGCGTTTATTACTCCCTGGCCGTCGCGCTGCCCATGGGATTGGCGACGCCGTTCGCCGGCTATTTGTACGAGACGCAGCCGCAGTGGTCTTATTACGTGATGGCGCTGTTTGCCCTGATCGGAACACTGCTGGCCTTTATTGCTCATCAGAAGATGCGAAGCCCAACTCATGACACAACGAACCTTTACCGCCGTCTGCTTTGA
- a CDS encoding HAD family phosphatase yields the protein MTQRTFTAVCFDMDGVLIQSREVIERAWTTVARQYGIAVDQAFIREHIHGRPGGHTMQALFGRFDEQQRVAIKKQVDAIEEISTCALVPGVAALIAQLKDASVPLALVTSSWRERVGHVLRQHGLTTVFDVIICRDDVRSGKPAPDAYRLAAAQLQRQSDECLVFEDSVSGVQAAVSSGALCIGIGEDQALSAHGADAVYADFDALPFSLNEAAMHFYDRDGLFVGVARS from the coding sequence ATGACACAACGAACCTTTACCGCCGTCTGCTTTGATATGGATGGTGTGCTGATCCAGTCGCGCGAAGTTATCGAGCGGGCCTGGACGACCGTCGCCCGGCAGTACGGCATTGCCGTCGATCAGGCGTTCATTCGCGAGCATATTCATGGCCGTCCGGGTGGCCATACGATGCAGGCGCTGTTCGGCCGGTTTGATGAACAACAGCGCGTAGCGATCAAGAAACAAGTCGACGCCATTGAAGAGATTTCGACCTGTGCGCTGGTGCCGGGTGTGGCCGCGCTGATTGCGCAACTCAAGGACGCCTCGGTGCCTTTGGCGCTGGTGACCAGCAGTTGGCGCGAGCGGGTCGGGCATGTCTTGCGCCAACACGGGCTGACGACGGTATTCGACGTCATCATCTGCCGCGATGACGTGCGCAGCGGCAAACCGGCACCCGACGCGTATCGTTTGGCCGCCGCGCAACTGCAGCGTCAGAGCGATGAATGCCTGGTGTTCGAGGACTCTGTCAGCGGCGTGCAGGCGGCGGTCAGCAGCGGAGCGCTGTGTATCGGTATTGGTGAGGATCAGGCATTGAGCGCGCACGGTGCAGATGCGGTCTATGCGGATTTCGATGCCTTGCCGTTTTCGCTGAACGAGGCGGCCATGCACTTCTATGACCGCGACGGCTTGTTTGTCGGAGTCGCCCGCTCATGA
- a CDS encoding YdcF family protein — translation MTPTLQHATVLWDFLGQGRQHQPCELIVVCGSYDLRVCDYACELLKQGVAPHLLFTGNTGNWTRHLWARTEADVFAQRALELGVSADQFTLESRATNFAENIGFARALFPQVRRATFLTKPNSIRRVALTLPIQWPELDAFVDAPAFSFPGGVSNLIGVLGLIDEMVGDVHRIMVYPSLGFQAEQVIPDDVQVAWRFLVEQGFDHHLIQGRS, via the coding sequence ATGACGCCGACCCTGCAACATGCCACCGTGCTCTGGGACTTCCTCGGCCAGGGACGCCAGCACCAGCCCTGCGAGTTGATTGTCGTCTGTGGCTCCTACGACCTGCGCGTTTGCGACTACGCCTGCGAATTGTTGAAGCAAGGCGTTGCACCGCACCTGTTGTTTACCGGCAACACCGGCAACTGGACCCGGCATTTGTGGGCCCGGACCGAAGCCGATGTGTTCGCGCAAAGGGCGCTGGAGCTCGGTGTGTCAGCGGATCAGTTCACCCTGGAATCCCGCGCAACCAACTTCGCCGAAAATATCGGATTCGCCAGGGCGCTTTTTCCTCAGGTGCGCCGTGCCACGTTCCTGACCAAGCCGAATTCCATCCGGCGTGTGGCATTGACGCTGCCGATCCAGTGGCCGGAACTCGATGCCTTTGTCGATGCGCCGGCGTTCAGTTTTCCGGGCGGGGTGTCCAACCTGATCGGCGTGCTGGGGCTGATTGATGAAATGGTCGGCGATGTGCACCGCATCATGGTTTACCCTTCTTTGGGCTTCCAGGCCGAGCAGGTCATCCCCGATGATGTGCAGGTGGCATGGCGTTTTCTGGTGGAACAGGGATTTGACCACCATTTGATCCAGGGCCGGAGCTGA
- a CDS encoding VOC family protein, producing MSFGKTTPILRIFDVAKAVAFYVDFLGFKIDWQHRFEADFPLYLQISRGDSVLHLSEHHGDCTPGSALRIETDELEDFQRQLMAKEYVFAHPQIQAMPWGSQDMTVTDPFGNRLVFTNAISV from the coding sequence ATGAGCTTCGGCAAAACCACCCCGATCCTGCGGATTTTCGATGTCGCCAAGGCTGTGGCGTTCTACGTCGACTTCCTGGGGTTCAAGATCGACTGGCAACACCGCTTCGAAGCCGACTTCCCGCTGTACCTGCAAATCTCCCGGGGTGATTCCGTGCTGCACTTGTCCGAACACCACGGCGACTGCACTCCGGGCTCGGCACTGCGCATCGAAACCGACGAACTTGAGGACTTTCAGCGGCAACTGATGGCCAAGGAATACGTATTCGCCCACCCGCAAATCCAGGCCATGCCATGGGGCAGCCAGGACATGACCGTGACCGATCCGTTTGGTAATCGGTTGGTGTTTACCAATGCGATCAGTGTTTGA
- a CDS encoding FitA-like ribbon-helix-helix domain-containing protein: MTSITIGNLDRQVYEQLRIVAQENGHSMEDEACRILTQAFETSADVGGLGTRISSRFRGGLQVDLDLPSR, encoded by the coding sequence ATGACCAGCATCACCATTGGCAATCTTGATCGGCAGGTCTATGAACAGTTACGCATCGTGGCGCAAGAGAATGGCCATTCGATGGAAGATGAGGCTTGCCGGATTTTGACGCAGGCATTTGAGACGAGTGCTGATGTCGGTGGTTTGGGGACTCGGATCAGCAGCCGATTCAGGGGCGGCTTGCAAGTCGATCTGGATCTTCCTTCTCGCTAG
- a CDS encoding methyl-accepting chemotaxis protein, with protein sequence MGVTLRDLISGIRDGVTQIASAAEELSAVTEQTSAGVNSQKIETDQVATAMHEMTATVQEVARNAEEASQAAAAADGEAREGDKVVNEAIAQIERLASEVVRSTEAMSVLQQESDKIGSVMDVIKAVAEQTNLLALNAAIEAARAGEAGRGFAVVADEVRGLAQRTQKSTEEIEGLVAGLQNGTQQVSAVMNNSRALTDSSVALTRKAGVSLENITRTVSNIQSMNQQIAAAAEQQSAVAEEISRSIINVRDVSEQTAAASDETAASSVELARLGNQLQEMVSHFRV encoded by the coding sequence ATGGGCGTGACCCTGCGCGACTTGATCAGCGGCATCCGCGACGGCGTTACGCAAATCGCCAGCGCCGCCGAAGAACTGTCGGCCGTCACCGAACAGACCAGCGCCGGGGTCAACAGCCAGAAGATTGAAACCGACCAGGTCGCCACCGCGATGCACGAAATGACCGCGACCGTTCAGGAAGTGGCGCGCAACGCCGAAGAAGCCTCGCAAGCCGCCGCAGCCGCCGACGGCGAAGCCCGCGAAGGCGACAAAGTGGTCAACGAAGCCATCGCCCAGATCGAGCGTCTGGCCAGCGAAGTCGTGCGCTCCACCGAAGCCATGAGTGTGCTGCAACAGGAAAGCGACAAGATCGGCAGCGTCATGGACGTGATCAAGGCTGTAGCCGAACAGACCAACCTGCTGGCCCTCAACGCTGCCATCGAAGCCGCCCGTGCCGGTGAAGCCGGTCGTGGTTTTGCCGTGGTCGCCGACGAAGTGCGTGGCCTGGCCCAGCGCACACAGAAATCCACCGAGGAAATCGAAGGCCTGGTCGCCGGTCTGCAGAACGGTACACAGCAAGTATCGGCAGTGATGAACAACAGCCGCGCCCTGACCGACAGCAGTGTCGCGCTGACCCGCAAGGCCGGCGTGTCACTGGAAAACATCACCCGCACGGTGTCCAACATCCAGTCGATGAACCAACAGATCGCCGCCGCCGCCGAACAGCAAAGCGCCGTGGCCGAAGAGATCAGCCGCAGCATCATCAACGTGCGCGACGTGTCCGAACAGACCGCCGCCGCCAGCGACGAGACCGCAGCGTCCAGTGTTGAACTGGCACGGTTGGGCAATCAGTTGCAGGAAATGGTGAGCCACTTCAGGGTGTAA
- a CDS encoding amidohydrolase family protein, producing MQYDTLIRNALVIDGSNCPGYSADVAILNGRIERIGDLKDANAVEEIDAAGRVLAPGFIDVHTHDDTVVIRQPQMLPKLSQGVTTVIVGNCGISASPVSLRADPPDPMNLLGTASAFVYPRFRDYRAAVEVANTTLNVAALVGHTALRSNHLDDLLRTATGDEVTAMRKQLRESLEAGALGLSTGLAYASAFSASTDEVMQLTEELTAFGAVYTTHLRSEFEPVLEAMDEAFRIGRHAQSPVIISHLKCAGVGNWGRSPQLLAALELAAKNHPVGCDCYPYAASSSTLDLRQVTDAHRITITWSTPHPEMGGRELLDIAAEWSMPLLDAARRLQPAGAVYYGMDEADVRRILAHPLTMVGSDGLPEDPFPHPRLWGAFPRVLGHFSRDIGLFPLHTAVHKMTGLSAARFGLKARGEIREGYWADLVLFDPLTIRDVADFNEPQRAAEGIDGVWINGVSSYSEGQATGQRAGRFLAREGDLRQGFL from the coding sequence TTGCAGTACGACACGCTGATCCGCAACGCCCTCGTCATTGATGGCAGTAACTGCCCCGGTTACTCGGCCGATGTGGCGATTCTCAATGGCCGGATCGAGCGCATTGGCGATCTGAAGGACGCCAACGCTGTCGAGGAAATTGACGCGGCGGGCCGGGTGCTGGCGCCGGGTTTTATCGACGTCCACACCCATGACGACACGGTTGTGATTCGCCAGCCGCAGATGCTGCCCAAGCTCAGCCAGGGCGTGACCACGGTGATCGTCGGTAACTGCGGGATCAGCGCATCGCCGGTCAGTCTGCGCGCTGATCCGCCAGACCCGATGAACTTGTTGGGAACCGCCAGTGCCTTCGTCTATCCACGCTTTCGCGACTACCGTGCGGCCGTCGAAGTTGCGAACACCACGCTGAACGTGGCAGCGCTGGTTGGCCACACCGCGCTGCGCAGCAACCACCTCGACGACCTGTTGCGTACGGCCACCGGCGATGAAGTCACGGCGATGCGCAAGCAATTGCGCGAGAGTCTGGAGGCGGGCGCGCTGGGGTTATCCACAGGCCTGGCCTACGCCAGCGCATTTTCTGCATCCACCGACGAGGTGATGCAGTTGACTGAAGAGTTGACGGCCTTCGGCGCGGTCTATACCACTCATCTACGCAGCGAATTCGAGCCGGTGCTGGAGGCCATGGACGAAGCGTTCCGCATCGGTCGGCATGCGCAAAGTCCGGTAATCATTTCCCACCTCAAATGTGCCGGCGTTGGTAACTGGGGCCGCAGTCCGCAACTGCTGGCGGCGCTTGAACTGGCCGCGAAAAACCACCCGGTCGGTTGCGATTGTTATCCGTATGCGGCAAGTTCCTCGACCCTGGACCTCAGGCAAGTCACCGACGCTCATCGCATCACCATCACCTGGTCCACGCCGCATCCTGAAATGGGCGGCCGGGAGTTGCTCGACATCGCCGCCGAATGGAGCATGCCGTTGCTCGACGCCGCCCGCCGCCTGCAACCGGCCGGTGCGGTGTATTACGGGATGGACGAAGCCGATGTACGGCGTATTCTCGCGCATCCGCTGACGATGGTCGGCTCCGACGGCCTGCCGGAAGACCCGTTTCCGCATCCGCGTTTGTGGGGGGCATTCCCTCGGGTGCTTGGTCATTTCAGCCGCGATATCGGCCTTTTTCCGCTGCACACCGCCGTGCACAAGATGACCGGGTTGTCGGCGGCGCGTTTCGGCTTGAAGGCGCGAGGGGAAATCCGCGAGGGGTATTGGGCAGATCTGGTGTTGTTTGATCCGCTGACGATCCGCGATGTGGCGGATTTCAACGAGCCGCAGCGGGCCGCCGAAGGCATTGACGGGGTCTGGATCAACGGCGTATCGAGTTACAGCGAAGGCCAGGCGACTGGCCAAAGGGCAGGGCGGTTTCTGGCGCGGGAGGGTGATTTGCGGCAGGGCTTTCTTTGA